A stretch of Aythya fuligula isolate bAytFul2 chromosome 1, bAytFul2.pri, whole genome shotgun sequence DNA encodes these proteins:
- the LOC116502098 gene encoding endosome-associated-trafficking regulator 1-like has protein sequence MSRPFGVSGAMERACPEPQDLEDDDDDDDNDEDNDDYRYACHSMHPPPQCKGRDNPGDSQLEDPGGPVPIPFPLKPRHSCVVKDGEKNRMYAKRLARHALELEEDAQDFQEPFYKETETAGSLSEEEDDSWTRTYHLPVHQRPRGSHAASPSPCSPYDSFQHSASKHPGTDAFALWAHASDPHLAYPEHGRAAEPHMQQEEPVGDRELPSLQLTYRVLRDENNVLRRMVRSMQSSLESQARTVRSLERRLKASLVKEEREAQGLQTLVQQAERSLQLMTQRALEAESDVERLKQEMIVLQGELETSKVENEHLRAGQTTDLGAVKHNIDVALQSLHKIISGANLSIRQLVSGAESLNFVAELLKSTGKISDAEEENDP, from the coding sequence ATGTCGCGGCCATTTGGTGTCTCCGGGGCGATGGAGAGGGCCTGCCCGGAGCCTCAAGACCTGGAAGATgacgatgatgatgatgacaacGACGAGGACAACGACGATTACCGGTACGCCTGCCACTCCATGCATCCTCCGCCCCAGTGCAAGGGCCGCGACAACCCTGGTGACAGTCAGCTGGAGGATCCGGGCGGgcccgtccccatccccttccccttAAAGCCCAGACACTCCTGCGTGGTGAAGGACGGCGAGAAAAACAGGATGTACGCCAAGAGGCTGGCCAGGCACGcgctggagctggaggaggacgCTCAGGACTTTCAGGAGCCGTTTTACAAGGAGACGGAGACGGCCGGCAGCTTGTCGGAGGAGGAGGACGACAGCTGGACCAGGACCTACCACCTCCCCGTGCACCAGCGGCCGCGCGGGTCCCACGCTGCCAGCCCGTCTCCGTGCAGCCCCTACGACTCGTTCCAGCACAGCGCCAGCAAGCACCCGGGGACGGACGCGTTCGCCCTGTGGGCCCACGCCAGCGACCCGCACCTCGCCTACCCGGAGCACGGCAGGGCCGCGGAGCCCCAcatgcagcaggaggagcccgTCGGGGACAGGGAGCTCCCCTCCTTGCAGCTGACCTACAGAGTGCTCCGGGATGAGAACAACGTGCTCAGGAGGATGGTGAGGAGCATGCAGAGCTCCTTGGAGAGCCAGGCGCGCACGGTGCGCAGCCTGGAGAGGCGGCTGAAGGCCAGCCTGGtcaaagaggagagagaggccCAAGGGCTGCAGACGCTCGTCCAGCAAGCCGAGAGGAGCCTCCAGCTCATGACCCAGCGGGCTCTGGAGGCGGAAAGCGACGTGGAGAGGCTGAAGCAGGAGATGATCGTTCTCCAGGGGGAGCTGGAGACCTCCAAGGTGGAGAACGAGCACCTGCGAGCAGGCCAGACCACGGACCTGGGGGCGGTGAAGCACAACATAGACGTTGCCTTGCAGAGCCTCCACAAGATAATATCGGGCGCCAACCTGT